A single genomic interval of Hevea brasiliensis isolate MT/VB/25A 57/8 chromosome 4, ASM3005281v1, whole genome shotgun sequence harbors:
- the LOC110658838 gene encoding BURP domain protein RD22, translated as MDFHLLLIFALFIIVLKGNDASLPAEVYWQSMLPNTPFPKALQDFLHPADIGKEITFSLSEDYMPQNCARATYGVGYWPDNRKFVKNSISNATTTVYFLYDDLLPDKKMRIIFTKSTNGSNFLPRKIAESIPFSSNKFPEILNYFSINSTSKEAEIMKQTIEECEAPGIRGEDKHCATSLESLVDIVVAKFGKNVQAFSNEAEKENKKQEYTILKGIKMMGENHMVCHKERYAYAVFYCHRIKTTKVYKVPLMGFDGSKAEAAVVCHMDTSAWNPYHYAFQILNVKPGGPSICHFLNSDAVVWISTN; from the exons ATGGATTTTCATCTCCTTCTCATCTTTGCTTTATTTATT ATTGTTCTAAAAGGAAATGATGCTTCTCTACCTGCAGAGGTGTATTGGCAATCCATGTTACCAAACACTCCATTTCCAAAAGCTTTACAGGATTTTTTGCATCCTGCTG ATATAGGAAAGGAAATCACATTTTCATTATCAGAAGATTACATGCCACAAAATTGTGCAAGGGCGACCTATGGAGTTGGATATTGGCCTGACAACAGAAAATTTGTCAAAAATTCCATATCCAATGCAACTACTACTGTATACTTCTTGTATGATGATCTCCTTCCAGACAAAAAGATGAGGATTATTTTCACTAAATCTACAAATGGGTCAAATTTCTTGCCACGTAAAATAGCAGAATCCATTCCCTTTTCGAGCAATAAGTTCCCAGAAATTCTGAACTATTTTTCAATAAATTCCACATCAAAGGAAGCTGAAATCATGAAACAGACAATTGAAGAATGTGAGGCTCCTGGCATTAGAGGAGAAGACAAGCATTGTGCTACATCTTTAGAATCTTTAGTTGATATTGTGGTTGCCAAGTTTGGAAAAAATGTTCAAGCTTTTTCTAATGAGGCAGAAAAAGAGAACAAGAAACAAGAGTATACAATTTTGAAGGGAATCAAAATGATGGGAGAAAATCACATGGTGTGCCATAAGGAGAGATATGCATATGCTGTGTTTTATTGCCATAGAATCAAAACCACGAAGGTTTATAAGGTTCCACTAATGGGTTTTGATGGCTCTAAAGCTGAAGCAGCTGTTGTTTGCCACATGGATACATCAGCTTGGAACCCATATCACTATGCCTTTCAGATCCTTAATGTGAAGCCAGGAGGACCATCGATTTGTCACTTCCTTAATAGTGATGCCGTTGTCTGGATTTCCACTAATTAG